The Lysinibacillus pakistanensis genome includes a window with the following:
- the putP gene encoding sodium/proline symporter PutP produces MSGNMYQLLAIVIYMVVMLGIGWYAFVKTSNLTDYMLGGRSLGPAVTALSAGAADMSGWLLMGLPGAIYLSGLVEAWIAIGLTVGAYLNWLIVAPRLRVYTQVTNDSITIPSYLDNRLRDQTKLIRIASGIIILIFFTFYVSSGMVAGGKFFDSSFGFDYHTGLLIVSAVVVAYTLFGGFLAVSYTDFLQGLIMFLALVTVPLFGLFLTGGLGDTIASIKAVNPEHLNLLPATATAAGVISSLAWGLGYFGQPHIIVRFMAISSVKETKQARRIGIGWMMLSLFGAIGTALVGVAYFDQNASELKDAETVFIVLGQILFHPFIAGIMLAAILAAVMSTISSQLIVTSSALVEDIYKALFNKTAEDKHYVFVGRIAVLVVAIVAAILAWNPESSILDLVGFAWAGFGAAFGPIILLSLYWRKLTNFGALSGMVAGAATAFIWGKIKVLSGALYEIVPGFVVCLIVAVIVSMLTYRPNKEIEEEFERTEELLKQEK; encoded by the coding sequence ATGTCAGGTAACATGTATCAATTACTGGCGATTGTTATTTATATGGTAGTAATGCTAGGAATCGGCTGGTATGCATTCGTTAAAACGTCCAATTTAACAGATTATATGCTTGGTGGTCGATCACTTGGTCCTGCTGTAACAGCCCTTAGTGCAGGAGCAGCGGATATGTCAGGCTGGCTCTTAATGGGCTTGCCAGGAGCCATTTATTTATCTGGTTTGGTGGAGGCTTGGATTGCTATTGGGTTAACCGTAGGAGCCTATTTGAATTGGTTGATTGTTGCTCCACGACTGCGTGTCTATACACAAGTAACAAATGACTCCATCACCATTCCAAGTTATTTGGATAATCGTTTACGTGACCAAACAAAGCTGATAAGAATTGCATCTGGTATAATTATTTTAATATTTTTTACATTTTATGTATCATCGGGAATGGTAGCAGGGGGTAAGTTTTTTGATAGTTCATTTGGCTTTGACTATCATACAGGTTTATTAATTGTGTCTGCAGTTGTTGTAGCTTATACACTATTCGGGGGTTTTTTAGCGGTTAGTTATACCGATTTTTTACAAGGACTCATTATGTTTTTGGCACTCGTAACTGTACCATTATTTGGTCTATTTTTAACGGGGGGTCTAGGGGATACGATAGCATCTATTAAAGCGGTAAATCCTGAGCATTTAAATTTATTGCCAGCAACTGCAACAGCAGCAGGAGTTATTTCTTCGCTCGCATGGGGGTTAGGTTATTTTGGACAGCCACATATTATTGTTCGTTTTATGGCCATTAGCTCAGTGAAAGAGACGAAGCAGGCTCGACGTATTGGTATTGGCTGGATGATGCTTAGTCTATTTGGTGCGATTGGGACTGCGCTGGTTGGTGTAGCCTATTTCGACCAAAATGCTAGTGAGTTAAAAGATGCTGAAACCGTATTTATTGTGCTTGGTCAAATTCTATTTCATCCCTTTATTGCGGGGATTATGCTAGCCGCCATATTAGCTGCGGTAATGAGTACAATTTCATCGCAATTAATTGTTACTTCTTCAGCACTTGTAGAAGATATTTATAAGGCATTATTTAATAAAACAGCAGAGGATAAGCATTATGTATTTGTTGGGCGTATTGCTGTTTTAGTTGTAGCCATTGTAGCCGCCATTTTAGCTTGGAATCCAGAAAGTTCTATATTGGACTTGGTTGGTTTCGCATGGGCTGGCTTTGGTGCTGCTTTTGGTCCCATTATATTGCTTTCATTATACTGGAGAAAGCTAACAAATTTCGGGGCGTTAAGTGGAATGGTAGCAGGAGCTGCAACAGCCTTTATTTGGGGTAAGATTAAAGTTTTAAGTGGTGCACTGTATGAAATTGTACCAGGCTTCGTTGTTTGTTTAATTGTTGCTGTTATTGTCAGTATGTTGACATATAGACCAAACAAAGAAATAGAAGAGGAATTTGAACGTACCGAAGAATTACTAAAACAAGAGAAATAA